From Actinopolymorpha cephalotaxi, one genomic window encodes:
- the trpB gene encoding tryptophan synthase subunit beta, translated as MTDVAAANTDRGVLGQGLDGHFGRFGGRFTPEALIGALDELEQAHRSAQSDPAFTAELDRMFREYANLPSPLYDATRLSEVAGVRILLKREDLNHTGAHKIRNVLGQALLAVRMGKTRIIAETGAGQHGVATATACAYLGLECVVYMGEEDTRRQALNVARMELLGAEVIPVTAGSRTLKDAINEALRDWVATVDDTHYLLGTAAGPHPFPVIVRDFCRGIGDEARAQTIELTGSLPTAVCACVGGGSNAIGTFSAFVPDESVRLYGFEAGGDGVETGRHAATITSGQVGVLHGTRSYLLQDEDGQTIESHSISAGLDYPGVGPEHAWLHDTGRATYLPVTDAEAMDALRLLTRTEGIIPAIESAHAVAGAMRIAKDLDPDATVLICLSGRGDKDVDTAATWFGLLDDKPGVETAGTEREKQSTEEQA; from the coding sequence ATGACTGACGTGGCCGCTGCCAACACCGACCGGGGCGTGCTCGGTCAGGGACTCGACGGACATTTCGGTCGCTTCGGCGGCCGGTTCACCCCCGAGGCCCTGATCGGCGCGCTGGACGAGCTCGAGCAGGCGCACCGCTCCGCGCAGTCCGACCCGGCGTTCACCGCCGAGCTGGACCGGATGTTCCGGGAGTACGCCAACCTTCCGAGCCCGCTCTACGACGCGACCCGGCTCTCCGAGGTGGCCGGCGTCCGGATCCTGCTCAAGCGGGAGGACCTCAACCACACCGGCGCGCACAAGATCCGCAACGTCCTCGGCCAGGCGCTGCTGGCGGTCCGGATGGGCAAGACCCGGATCATCGCCGAGACCGGGGCCGGGCAGCACGGCGTGGCCACCGCCACCGCCTGCGCCTACCTCGGCCTGGAGTGCGTGGTCTACATGGGCGAGGAGGACACCCGCCGGCAGGCGCTCAACGTCGCCCGGATGGAGTTGCTCGGCGCCGAGGTCATCCCGGTGACCGCCGGGAGCCGGACGCTGAAGGACGCCATCAACGAGGCGCTGCGTGACTGGGTGGCCACCGTCGACGACACCCACTACCTCCTGGGCACCGCTGCCGGACCGCACCCGTTCCCGGTGATCGTCCGCGACTTCTGCCGCGGCATCGGCGACGAGGCCCGGGCCCAGACGATCGAGCTGACCGGTTCCCTGCCCACCGCGGTGTGCGCGTGCGTGGGCGGTGGCTCCAACGCGATCGGTACGTTCAGCGCGTTCGTCCCCGACGAGTCCGTCCGGCTGTACGGCTTCGAGGCCGGCGGCGACGGCGTGGAGACCGGCCGGCACGCCGCGACGATCACCTCCGGTCAGGTCGGGGTTCTGCACGGCACCCGGTCCTACCTCCTCCAGGACGAGGACGGCCAGACCATCGAGAGCCACTCGATCTCCGCGGGCCTGGACTACCCGGGGGTGGGCCCCGAGCACGCCTGGCTGCACGACACCGGGCGCGCGACCTACCTCCCGGTGACCGACGCCGAGGCGATGGACGCGCTCCGACTGCTGACCCGGACCGAGGGGATCATCCCCGCGATCGAGTCCGCGCACGCGGTGGCCGGTGCCATGCGGATCGCCAAGGACCTCGACCCGGACGCGACCGTGCTGATCTGCCTGTCCGGCCGCGGCGACAAGGATGTCGACACCGCCGCCACGTGGTTCGGCCTGCTGGACGACAAGCCCGGCGTGGAGACGGCCGGCACCGAGCGCGAGAAGCAGAGCACGGAGGAGCAGGCGTGA
- the trpA gene encoding tryptophan synthase subunit alpha: protein MSTSTSAAVGPAFARAKEEGRGVLVGYLPAGFPSHDGAIAAFEAMAEGGVDVFEVGLPYSDPTMDGPTIQAAADQALRGGTRTKDVLRTVEAVSGFGIPTLVMTYWNPIERYGVERFARDLSSAGGAGLITPDLIPEEAEEWIAASDATGLDRVFLVALSSSTERLALTARASRGFVYAASVMGVTGAREQTSVGAPGLVARLREVTDLPVGVGLGVSNGDQAAEVAASADAVIVGSAFVRRLLDAPDERTGAERVGELARDLADGVRRRAQ, encoded by the coding sequence GTGAGCACCTCGACGTCCGCCGCGGTGGGCCCGGCCTTCGCGCGGGCGAAGGAGGAGGGCCGCGGGGTGCTGGTCGGCTATCTGCCGGCGGGGTTCCCGAGCCACGACGGCGCGATCGCGGCGTTCGAGGCGATGGCCGAGGGAGGTGTCGACGTCTTCGAGGTCGGCCTGCCCTACTCCGACCCGACGATGGACGGCCCGACCATCCAGGCCGCCGCCGACCAGGCGCTGCGCGGGGGCACCCGCACCAAGGACGTTCTCCGTACGGTCGAGGCGGTTTCCGGCTTCGGCATCCCGACCCTGGTGATGACGTACTGGAACCCGATCGAGCGGTACGGCGTTGAACGCTTCGCACGAGACCTCTCCTCGGCCGGCGGGGCGGGGCTGATCACGCCCGACCTGATCCCGGAGGAGGCCGAGGAGTGGATCGCCGCCAGCGACGCGACCGGCCTGGACCGGGTTTTCCTGGTCGCGCTGTCGTCGTCGACGGAGCGGCTGGCGCTGACCGCGCGGGCCTCCCGGGGTTTCGTCTACGCCGCGTCGGTGATGGGTGTGACCGGCGCCCGTGAGCAGACCAGCGTCGGTGCTCCGGGGCTGGTCGCCAGGCTGCGGGAGGTCACCGACCTGCCCGTCGGTGTCGGGCTCGGCGTGTCCAACGGCGACCAGGCCGCCGAGGTGGCGGCGAGTGCGGACGCGGTGATCGTCGGCTCGGCGTTCGTACGCCGGTTGCTGGACGCGCCCGACGAGCGCACCGGCGCCGAGCGGGTGGGCGAACTCGCCCGCGACCTCGCCGACGGCGTCCGCCGGCGAGCGCAGTGA
- a CDS encoding DsbA family protein, with translation MSKKSARDQLRAERARQAAQAKRRENLMRIGVAVVVAVVIVAIAVVVQWQRSKVDTTAAFPEGVVAPYKPTSKSDPTPVAGKAGGQGDGVGFGKSGAPVVVEMFEDFACPHCRDFESDAEKTLNQQVEAGKARVIYYPLTLPGFGRPTELAANAFGCAVNAGKAREMHDALYANYSQSWTNAQLVELGKGIGLTSGSFRSCVNGDNFANWVKAVDETGTKRGVQGTPTVFVNGKQLDPGDTSGTGLKLAIDSAAAKSGKQ, from the coding sequence ATGAGCAAGAAGTCGGCCCGGGACCAGTTGCGCGCAGAGCGTGCCCGGCAGGCCGCGCAGGCCAAGCGACGCGAGAACCTGATGCGCATCGGCGTGGCCGTGGTCGTGGCGGTGGTGATCGTCGCCATTGCGGTCGTTGTCCAGTGGCAGCGCTCCAAGGTCGACACCACCGCGGCCTTCCCCGAGGGCGTGGTCGCGCCGTACAAGCCGACCTCCAAGAGCGACCCCACCCCGGTTGCCGGCAAGGCGGGCGGCCAGGGCGACGGCGTCGGCTTCGGCAAGTCCGGTGCCCCCGTCGTGGTGGAGATGTTCGAGGACTTCGCCTGCCCGCACTGTCGGGACTTCGAGTCCGACGCCGAGAAGACCCTGAACCAACAGGTCGAGGCCGGCAAGGCGCGGGTGATCTACTACCCCCTCACGCTGCCCGGCTTCGGCCGGCCGACCGAGCTCGCCGCCAACGCCTTCGGGTGCGCGGTCAACGCCGGCAAGGCCCGCGAGATGCACGACGCGCTGTACGCCAACTACAGCCAGAGCTGGACCAACGCCCAGCTGGTCGAGCTCGGCAAGGGGATCGGCCTCACCTCCGGATCGTTCCGCTCCTGCGTCAACGGCGACAACTTCGCCAACTGGGTCAAGGCGGTCGACGAGACCGGTACCAAGCGCGGCGTCCAGGGAACCCCCACGGTCTTCGTCAACGGCAAGCAGCTCGACCCCGGCGACACCAGCGGGACCGGACTCAAGCTCGCGATCGACTCCGCGGCAGCCAAGTCCGGCAAGCAGTGA
- the lgt gene encoding prolipoprotein diacylglyceryl transferase gives MQILASIPSPSQGVWHLGPLPLRAYAICIILGVVAAVWLGNRRWIERGGRAGTVADIAVWAVPFGLVGARLYHVITDYQLYFGPGREPLRAFAVWEGGLGIWGGVAFGALGAWIACHRRGIPLPAMADALAPGIVLAQAIGRWGNWFNQELFGAPTTAWWGLRIDPAHRPIGYEQYATFQPTFLFESIWDVGTALAVIWADRRFRLGHGRAFALYVMCYTLGRGWIEYLRVDPVNHILGLRLNVWTSVLVFLLAMLYFILSATLRPGRERVVEPAAPSSPGDETSATADTLGGTASATSVTGTAGAASDAASRSSADRLAAAEDDRPTADQGTGRGTGDRGGATSDPGRDPAHPRGFGEPDEPDQPGDSGHSGDPDDSDPDDPADPAGLGDPDDADEDPASAAEQHLVVDRGRLAEQKTQIEEAARPEQPGRRGNETDPRQTGQPDQPGQPGQPGQPGRTGRQEAPQGTSRRPSHPADAGEPPPAEDPGVFADERYPGDDRYTPEEKYLADQRNSATEPDQDSRRGGTGRRQVSEERTRSAENPPEGSQ, from the coding sequence ATGCAGATCCTCGCGTCCATTCCCAGCCCCTCCCAGGGGGTGTGGCATCTCGGGCCGCTCCCACTCAGGGCGTATGCGATATGCATCATCCTCGGAGTCGTCGCGGCGGTCTGGCTGGGTAACCGCCGCTGGATCGAACGCGGCGGCCGGGCGGGCACCGTCGCCGACATCGCCGTCTGGGCGGTCCCGTTCGGCCTGGTGGGTGCCCGGCTCTACCACGTGATCACCGACTACCAGCTCTACTTCGGTCCGGGCCGGGAGCCGCTGCGGGCGTTCGCGGTCTGGGAGGGCGGCCTCGGCATCTGGGGTGGTGTGGCGTTCGGCGCGCTCGGCGCCTGGATCGCCTGCCACCGCCGCGGCATCCCGCTGCCGGCGATGGCCGACGCGCTGGCGCCGGGGATCGTGCTCGCCCAGGCGATCGGCCGATGGGGCAACTGGTTCAACCAGGAGCTGTTCGGCGCGCCGACCACCGCGTGGTGGGGCCTGCGGATCGACCCGGCGCACCGTCCGATCGGATACGAGCAGTACGCCACGTTCCAGCCGACCTTCCTGTTCGAGAGCATCTGGGACGTCGGCACCGCGCTGGCGGTGATCTGGGCCGACCGGCGGTTCCGGCTCGGCCACGGACGCGCGTTCGCGTTGTACGTCATGTGCTACACGCTGGGCCGGGGCTGGATCGAGTACCTCCGAGTCGATCCGGTCAACCACATCCTCGGCCTGCGGCTGAACGTCTGGACCTCGGTCCTGGTGTTCCTGCTGGCGATGCTCTACTTCATCCTCTCGGCCACTCTGCGCCCGGGCCGGGAACGCGTCGTCGAGCCGGCGGCACCCTCCTCGCCCGGCGACGAGACGAGCGCCACCGCCGACACCCTGGGCGGCACCGCCTCCGCGACCTCCGTGACGGGCACGGCCGGCGCAGCCTCCGACGCCGCCTCCCGGTCGTCCGCCGATCGCCTGGCGGCGGCCGAGGACGACCGGCCCACCGCCGATCAGGGAACCGGCAGGGGGACCGGCGATCGTGGCGGTGCCACGAGCGATCCCGGCCGGGACCCCGCCCACCCGCGCGGCTTCGGCGAACCGGACGAGCCCGACCAGCCCGGCGACTCCGGCCACTCCGGTGATCCCGACGACTCCGATCCGGACGATCCGGCCGATCCGGCCGGTCTTGGCGATCCGGACGATGCGGACGAGGATCCGGCCTCGGCGGCCGAGCAGCACCTCGTGGTCGACCGCGGCCGGCTGGCGGAGCAGAAGACCCAGATCGAGGAGGCGGCCCGCCCGGAACAGCCCGGGCGGCGCGGCAACGAGACGGATCCCCGCCAGACCGGACAGCCGGACCAGCCGGGGCAGCCGGGCCAGCCGGGGCAGCCGGGCCGGACAGGTCGCCAGGAGGCACCGCAGGGGACGTCTCGCCGGCCGAGCCACCCGGCGGACGCCGGGGAGCCCCCTCCCGCAGAGGACCCCGGCGTGTTCGCCGACGAGCGCTATCCGGGCGACGACCGGTACACCCCGGAGGAGAAGTACCTCGCCGACCAGCGCAACAGCGCCACCGAGCCCGACCAGGACTCCCGCCGGGGCGGGACCGGGCGGCGGCAGGTGTCCGAGGAGCGAACACGTTCGGCAGAAAACCCCCCGGAGGGGTCACAATGA
- the gltB gene encoding glutamate synthase large subunit, which translates to MLGTPPPPHGLYDPRFEHDACGVAFVATLSGEPSHQIVQHALTALRNLDHRGASGSEPDSGDGAGLLLQVPDSFLRAVTDLALPAPGEYAVGTAFLPDDDAADAATVARITEIAAEEGLEILGWRDVPVVPELLGRTSRAVMPRFRQLFVAAQGSDGAALSGVALDRRAFALRKRVEHETGAYFPSLSSRTIVYKGMLTTEQLEPFFPDLSDRRMESAIALVHSRFSTNTFPSWPLAHPYRYVAHNGEINTVMGNENWMRAREALLESDLLAQPAGADAGRGMDRLYPICTPGASDSARFDEVLELLQMGGRSLPHAVLMMIPEAWENHAEMDASRRAFYEFHSTVMEPWDGPACVAFTDGTQVGAVLDRNGLRPSRYWVTDDGLVVLASEVGVLDIDPKSVVRKGRLEPGRMFLVDTSEHRIIEDEEIKGQLAKEKPYDEWLHAGLIRLENLPPREHIVHTHKSVTRRQQTFGYTEEELRVILAPMARSGAEPIGSMGSDTPVAALSDRSRLLFDYFTQLFAQVTNPPLDAIREELVTSLAGKIGPEGNLLTPGPASCRQIVLPFPVLDNDQLAKIIHVNRDGDFPGYASHTVQGLYRVDGGGEELAGRLEEICAEVSEAIEAGARVLVLSDRHSNAELAPIPSLLLTGAVHHHLIREKTRSQVGLVVEAGDVREVHHVALLIGYGAAAVNPYLAMESVEDLVREGIFLEGIAPEKAVQQLVKALGKGVLKVMSKMGVSTVASYTGAQIFEAVGLGQQVVDRYFTGTTSRLGGVDLDHIADEVRRRHETAYPRDGIAPAHRRLPIGGEYQWRREGEPHLFDPETVFRLQHSTRSQRYDIFKMYTARVDQQSQRLMTLRGLFSLKYGERTPIPVEDVESVESIVRRFSTGAMSYGSISAEAHETLAIAMNRLGARSNTGEGGEDTDRLNDPERRSAIKQVASGRFGVTSEYLTNSTDLQIKMAQGAKPGEGGQLPGNKVYPWIARTRHSTPGVGLISPPPHHDIYSIEDLAQLIHDLKNSNPASRVHVKLVAEVGVGTVAAGVSKAHADVVLISGHDGGTGAAPLTSLKHAGAPWELGLAETQQTLLLNGLRDRIVVQTDGQLKTGRDVVIAALLGAEEFGFATAPLVVSGCVMMRVCHLDTCPVGVATQNPELRKRFNGKPEFVVTFFEYIAQEVREYLAELGFASIDEAVGHAELLDVAQAVEHWKVAGLDLRPILTVPELPDGTPRRCVTNQDHGLEKALDNHLIEISRDALDRGEPVRAQLPIRNVNRTVGTMLGHELTKKYGGDGLPHDTIDLTLVGSAGQSLGAFLPPGITLRLEGDANDYLAKGLSGGRIIVRPDRNATLVAEDNIIAGNVIAYGATAGQVFLRGKVGERFCVRNSGATAVVEGVGDHGCEYMTGGVVVVLGATGRNFAAGMSGGVAFVLDLDQRRVNPDMVELEPLTEEDRDLVHSLVSAHQEETGSPVAEALLADWAGTLDRFVKVMPKDYKRVLQARARAFAEGRDVDQAIMEAAHG; encoded by the coding sequence ATGCTCGGAACGCCCCCGCCGCCGCACGGCCTGTACGACCCTCGGTTCGAGCACGACGCGTGCGGCGTGGCGTTCGTGGCCACCCTGAGCGGCGAGCCCAGCCACCAGATCGTTCAGCACGCGCTCACGGCACTGCGCAATCTCGATCACCGCGGCGCGTCCGGCAGCGAGCCGGACTCCGGTGACGGCGCCGGCCTGCTGCTCCAGGTCCCCGACAGTTTCCTGCGTGCGGTCACCGACTTGGCCCTGCCGGCTCCCGGCGAGTACGCCGTGGGTACGGCGTTCCTCCCCGACGACGACGCGGCCGACGCCGCCACCGTCGCCCGGATCACCGAGATCGCCGCCGAGGAGGGCCTGGAGATCCTCGGCTGGCGCGACGTCCCGGTGGTGCCCGAGTTGCTCGGGCGCACCTCCCGCGCGGTGATGCCGCGGTTCCGCCAGCTGTTCGTGGCTGCGCAGGGGTCCGACGGCGCCGCGCTGAGCGGGGTGGCCCTGGACCGGCGCGCGTTCGCCCTCCGCAAGCGGGTCGAGCACGAGACCGGCGCCTACTTCCCGTCGCTGTCGTCGCGGACGATCGTCTACAAGGGCATGCTCACCACCGAGCAGCTCGAGCCGTTCTTCCCCGACCTGTCCGACCGCCGCATGGAGAGCGCCATCGCGCTGGTCCACTCGCGGTTCTCCACCAACACGTTCCCGTCGTGGCCGCTGGCCCACCCGTACCGCTACGTCGCTCACAACGGTGAGATCAACACCGTCATGGGCAACGAGAACTGGATGCGGGCGCGCGAGGCGCTGCTGGAAAGCGACCTGCTGGCGCAGCCAGCCGGCGCGGACGCCGGCCGGGGGATGGACCGGCTCTACCCGATCTGCACACCGGGTGCGAGTGACTCGGCGCGGTTCGACGAGGTGCTCGAGCTGTTGCAGATGGGCGGCCGGTCGCTGCCGCACGCGGTGCTGATGATGATTCCGGAGGCGTGGGAGAACCACGCCGAGATGGACGCCTCCCGGCGCGCGTTCTACGAGTTCCACTCCACCGTGATGGAGCCGTGGGACGGTCCTGCCTGTGTCGCGTTCACCGACGGCACCCAGGTCGGCGCGGTCCTCGACCGCAACGGCCTGCGCCCGAGCCGGTACTGGGTGACCGACGACGGCCTGGTGGTGCTGGCCTCGGAGGTCGGCGTCCTCGACATCGACCCGAAGTCCGTGGTCCGCAAGGGCCGGCTGGAGCCGGGCCGGATGTTCCTCGTGGACACCTCCGAGCACCGGATCATCGAGGACGAGGAGATCAAGGGGCAGCTCGCCAAGGAGAAGCCGTACGACGAGTGGCTGCACGCCGGGCTGATCCGGCTGGAGAACCTCCCGCCGCGCGAGCACATCGTGCACACGCACAAGTCGGTGACCCGCCGGCAGCAGACCTTCGGCTACACCGAGGAGGAGCTGCGGGTCATCCTCGCGCCGATGGCGCGCAGCGGCGCCGAGCCGATCGGGTCGATGGGCAGCGACACTCCGGTGGCCGCGCTGTCGGACCGGTCGCGGCTGCTGTTCGACTACTTCACCCAGCTGTTCGCGCAGGTCACCAACCCGCCGCTGGACGCGATCCGGGAGGAGCTGGTCACCTCACTGGCGGGGAAGATCGGCCCGGAGGGCAACCTGCTCACGCCGGGGCCTGCCTCGTGCCGGCAGATCGTGCTGCCGTTCCCCGTACTCGACAACGACCAGCTGGCGAAGATCATCCACGTCAACCGCGACGGGGACTTCCCCGGCTACGCCTCGCACACGGTGCAGGGGCTCTACCGCGTCGACGGTGGCGGCGAGGAGCTCGCCGGCCGGCTGGAGGAGATCTGCGCGGAGGTGTCGGAGGCGATCGAGGCCGGCGCCCGCGTGCTGGTGCTGTCCGACCGGCACTCCAACGCCGAACTGGCGCCGATCCCGTCGCTGCTGCTCACCGGCGCGGTGCACCACCACCTGATCCGGGAGAAGACCCGGTCCCAGGTCGGCCTGGTCGTGGAGGCCGGCGACGTCCGCGAGGTGCACCACGTCGCCCTGCTGATCGGGTACGGCGCGGCCGCGGTCAACCCCTACCTCGCGATGGAAAGCGTGGAGGACCTCGTACGCGAAGGCATCTTCCTGGAGGGAATCGCTCCGGAGAAGGCCGTCCAGCAGTTGGTGAAGGCGCTGGGCAAGGGCGTGCTCAAGGTCATGAGCAAGATGGGCGTGTCCACCGTCGCCTCCTACACCGGCGCGCAGATCTTCGAGGCGGTCGGGCTCGGCCAGCAGGTCGTGGACCGGTACTTCACCGGCACCACGTCCCGGCTCGGCGGCGTCGACCTCGACCACATCGCCGACGAGGTGCGCCGCCGGCACGAGACCGCCTACCCGCGCGACGGCATCGCACCGGCTCACCGCCGGCTGCCGATCGGCGGGGAGTACCAATGGCGGCGCGAGGGCGAGCCGCACCTCTTCGACCCGGAGACGGTGTTCCGGCTGCAGCACTCCACCCGCAGCCAGCGGTACGACATCTTCAAGATGTACACCGCGCGGGTCGACCAGCAGTCGCAGCGGCTGATGACGCTGCGGGGACTGTTCTCGCTGAAGTACGGCGAGCGGACCCCGATCCCGGTCGAGGACGTCGAGTCGGTGGAGAGCATCGTCAGGCGGTTCTCCACCGGCGCCATGTCGTACGGCTCGATCTCGGCGGAGGCGCACGAGACGCTCGCCATCGCGATGAACCGTCTCGGCGCCCGGTCCAACACCGGCGAGGGCGGCGAGGACACCGACCGGCTGAACGACCCGGAGCGGCGCAGCGCCATCAAGCAGGTGGCCAGCGGGCGGTTCGGGGTGACGTCGGAGTACCTCACCAACTCCACCGACCTGCAGATCAAGATGGCGCAGGGTGCCAAGCCGGGGGAGGGCGGCCAGCTTCCGGGTAACAAGGTGTACCCGTGGATCGCGCGCACCCGGCACTCCACGCCGGGCGTGGGCCTGATCTCCCCGCCGCCGCACCACGACATCTACTCGATCGAGGATCTCGCCCAGCTGATCCACGACCTGAAGAACTCCAACCCGGCTTCACGTGTGCACGTGAAGCTGGTCGCGGAGGTCGGGGTCGGCACGGTCGCGGCCGGGGTGTCGAAGGCGCACGCCGACGTGGTGCTCATCTCCGGGCACGACGGCGGCACCGGCGCCGCGCCGCTCACCTCGCTCAAGCACGCGGGAGCGCCGTGGGAGCTCGGGCTCGCCGAGACCCAGCAGACGTTGCTGCTGAACGGCCTGCGCGACCGGATCGTCGTCCAGACCGACGGCCAGCTCAAGACCGGCCGGGACGTCGTGATCGCCGCGCTGCTCGGTGCGGAGGAGTTCGGCTTCGCGACCGCGCCGCTGGTGGTGTCCGGCTGCGTGATGATGCGGGTGTGCCACCTGGACACCTGCCCGGTGGGTGTGGCCACGCAGAACCCCGAGCTGCGCAAGCGGTTCAACGGCAAGCCGGAGTTCGTGGTCACGTTCTTCGAGTACATCGCGCAGGAGGTGCGGGAGTACCTCGCCGAGCTGGGATTCGCCAGCATCGACGAGGCCGTCGGGCACGCCGAGCTGCTGGACGTCGCACAGGCGGTGGAGCACTGGAAGGTCGCCGGGCTGGACCTGCGGCCGATCCTCACCGTGCCCGAGCTGCCGGACGGCACGCCGCGGCGATGCGTCACCAACCAGGACCACGGCCTGGAGAAGGCGCTCGACAACCACCTGATCGAGATCTCCCGCGACGCCCTGGACCGGGGCGAGCCGGTGCGTGCGCAGTTGCCGATCCGCAACGTCAACCGCACCGTGGGAACGATGCTCGGACACGAGCTCACCAAGAAGTACGGCGGGGACGGCCTGCCCCACGACACGATCGACCTGACCCTGGTGGGTTCGGCCGGCCAGTCGCTGGGTGCGTTCCTGCCCCCGGGCATCACCCTCCGGCTGGAGGGAGACGCCAACGACTACCTCGCGAAGGGGCTGTCGGGCGGGCGGATCATCGTCCGGCCCGACCGCAACGCCACCCTGGTGGCCGAGGACAACATCATCGCCGGCAACGTCATCGCCTACGGCGCGACCGCCGGCCAGGTGTTCCTGCGCGGCAAGGTGGGCGAGCGGTTCTGCGTTCGCAACTCCGGCGCCACCGCGGTCGTCGAGGGTGTCGGCGACCACGGCTGCGAGTACATGACCGGTGGTGTCGTCGTCGTACTCGGCGCGACCGGACGCAACTTCGCGGCGGGCATGTCGGGCGGTGTCGCCTTCGTGCTCGACCTCGACCAGCGGCGGGTCAACCCCGACATGGTCGAACTCGAGCCGCTGACCGAGGAGGACCGCGACCTGGTGCACTCGCTGGTGAGTGCGCACCAGGAGGAGACCGGCTCACCCGTGGCCGAGGCGTTGCTCGCCGACTGGGCGGGCACGCTGGACCGGTTCGTGAAGGTGATGCCGAAGGACTACAAGCGCGTTCTGCAGGCGCGGGCCCGTGCCTTCGCCGAGGGACGCGACGTCGACCAAGCGATCATGGAGGCCGCACATGGCTGA
- a CDS encoding glutamate synthase subunit beta encodes MADPKGFLTTPREGAHRRPVEERLRDWNEVYPGEGIGAALLPIISKQAGRCMDCGIPFCHQGCPLGNLIPEWNDLVWRDDWRAAIERLHATNNFPEFTGRLCPAPCETACVLAIDETISGGPVTIKNVEVSIIDRAWAQGWVTPQPPEWLTGRRVAVVGSGPAGLAAAQQLTRSGHTVAVYERADKVGGLMRYGIPEFKMEKRIVDRRLDQMSREGTIFRSGVNVGVDVTGQDLRARYDAVVLAMGSTIPRDLPMPGRELGGIHQAMEFLPQANRAAHGEEVPGQITAHGKNVVIIGGGDTGADCLGTAHRQGAANVVQLEIMPQPTEMRPMHQPWPTYPMLFRVSSAHEEGGDRRYAVSTTEFLGDDNGNVRALNLVEVKFENGRFEPVPNTEVEIPAELVLLAMGFVGPDRGGLLEQLEVELDERGNIKRDASYATNVEGVFVAGDAGRGQSLIVWAIAEGRACAAGVDAWLRDGHTALPAPIKPTDRSLVV; translated from the coding sequence ATGGCTGACCCGAAGGGCTTCCTCACCACCCCCCGCGAGGGAGCGCACCGAAGGCCGGTCGAAGAACGGCTTCGCGACTGGAACGAGGTCTACCCGGGCGAGGGGATCGGCGCCGCGCTGTTGCCGATCATCAGCAAGCAGGCCGGGCGCTGCATGGACTGCGGTATCCCGTTCTGCCACCAGGGCTGCCCACTCGGCAACCTCATCCCGGAGTGGAACGACCTGGTCTGGCGCGACGACTGGCGCGCCGCCATCGAACGCCTGCACGCGACGAACAACTTCCCCGAGTTCACCGGCCGGTTGTGTCCCGCGCCGTGCGAGACGGCCTGCGTGCTGGCGATCGACGAGACCATCTCCGGTGGTCCGGTGACCATCAAGAACGTCGAGGTCTCGATCATCGACCGCGCCTGGGCGCAGGGCTGGGTGACTCCGCAGCCGCCGGAGTGGCTGACCGGCCGGCGCGTGGCCGTGGTGGGTTCGGGACCGGCGGGGCTGGCTGCGGCGCAGCAGCTCACCCGGTCCGGGCACACCGTCGCTGTGTACGAGCGGGCCGACAAGGTGGGCGGGCTGATGCGGTACGGCATCCCCGAGTTCAAGATGGAGAAGCGGATCGTCGACCGGCGGCTGGACCAGATGTCGCGCGAGGGCACGATCTTCCGCTCCGGCGTCAACGTCGGCGTGGACGTGACCGGCCAGGATCTCCGCGCCCGTTACGACGCGGTGGTGCTGGCGATGGGGTCGACGATCCCGCGCGACCTGCCGATGCCGGGCCGCGAGCTCGGCGGCATCCACCAGGCGATGGAGTTCCTCCCGCAGGCCAACCGCGCCGCCCACGGCGAGGAGGTGCCCGGCCAGATCACCGCGCACGGCAAGAACGTCGTCATCATCGGCGGTGGCGACACCGGTGCCGACTGCCTGGGTACGGCACACCGGCAGGGCGCGGCGAACGTCGTACAGCTGGAGATCATGCCGCAGCCGACGGAGATGCGTCCGATGCATCAGCCGTGGCCGACGTACCCGATGCTGTTCCGCGTCTCCAGCGCGCACGAGGAGGGCGGCGACCGTCGGTACGCGGTGTCGACGACGGAGTTCCTCGGCGACGACAACGGCAACGTGCGTGCGCTCAACCTGGTCGAGGTGAAGTTCGAGAACGGCCGCTTCGAACCCGTCCCGAACACCGAGGTGGAGATCCCCGCCGAGCTGGTGCTGCTGGCGATGGGGTTCGTCGGTCCCGACCGTGGCGGCCTGCTCGAGCAGCTCGAGGTGGAGCTGGACGAGCGGGGCAACATCAAGCGGGACGCGTCGTACGCGACGAACGTCGAGGGTGTGTTCGTGGCCGGAGACGCCGGGCGCGGCCAGTCGCTGATCGTCTGGGCGATCGCCGAGGGCCGCGCGTGTGCGGCCGGAGTCGACGCGTGGCTGCGGGACGGGCACACGGCCCTGCCGGCGCCGATCAAGCCGACGGATCGTTCACTGGTGGTCTGA